Proteins from a genomic interval of Prevotella sp. E13-27:
- a CDS encoding uracil-xanthine permease family protein, translating into MSQITEKEGITDARKLGLPKYVVLGVQHLFAMFGATVLVPVLTGLSVSSTLLFAGIGTLVFHLVSKLKVPAFLGSSFAFLGGYMSVKTLGVEQGMSETLALDYACIGVFFAGLCYFVMAGLIKSFGIEKMLRFFPPLVTGPMIIAIGLVLSGSAIQNCATNWTLAIVALATVIFASVWGKGIIKIIPILLGVVVSYITAVAMGEVDFSSLGEAAWIGLPFSREQTALAVFDNMDTTFLISTIIAIMPIAIATIMEHIGDMCAISSTVGKDFLKEPGLHRTLMGDGLATALASLFGAPANTTYGENTGVLNLTKVFDPAVIRLAACFAILLSFCPKFACLIGLMPAATIGGVSLILYGMISAVGVRNLIEDSVDFNSSRNVFVAALILVIAIGVKYGADDNVSFGPIHFSGLALSAIVGVTLNAVLPGKLGMKVKSVHGKDKKEYQ; encoded by the coding sequence ATGAGCCAGATTACAGAAAAAGAGGGCATCACAGATGCCAGAAAATTAGGGCTACCCAAGTATGTTGTCTTGGGTGTTCAACACTTGTTTGCCATGTTTGGTGCTACTGTCCTTGTGCCAGTGCTAACAGGTCTTTCCGTGTCGTCCACACTGCTGTTTGCAGGTATTGGCACACTAGTCTTCCATCTTGTCAGCAAGTTGAAAGTGCCTGCCTTTCTGGGCTCTTCGTTTGCCTTCCTGGGCGGCTACATGTCGGTGAAGACACTGGGCGTTGAGCAGGGCATGAGCGAGACACTGGCGTTGGACTATGCCTGCATAGGTGTGTTCTTTGCCGGACTGTGCTATTTCGTTATGGCGGGTCTCATCAAGTCGTTTGGCATTGAGAAGATGCTGCGTTTCTTCCCGCCATTGGTAACAGGACCTATGATTATCGCCATTGGATTGGTGCTCTCGGGTAGTGCCATTCAGAACTGCGCCACCAACTGGACACTGGCTATCGTGGCTTTGGCAACAGTAATCTTTGCCAGTGTGTGGGGCAAGGGTATCATCAAGATTATTCCTATACTGCTGGGCGTGGTGGTTAGTTATATAACAGCTGTGGCAATGGGTGAGGTGGATTTCTCGTCGCTAGGCGAGGCTGCATGGATTGGACTGCCATTCAGCCGTGAGCAGACCGCGCTGGCTGTGTTTGACAATATGGACACCACATTCCTCATCTCTACCATCATTGCCATCATGCCTATCGCCATTGCCACCATCATGGAGCATATCGGCGATATGTGCGCCATCTCTTCTACTGTGGGTAAGGACTTCCTGAAGGAGCCAGGTCTGCATCGCACGTTGATGGGCGACGGACTGGCTACAGCGCTGGCATCGCTCTTTGGTGCGCCTGCCAACACCACGTATGGTGAGAACACAGGTGTGCTGAACCTTACTAAGGTGTTCGACCCTGCCGTGATTCGTCTGGCTGCCTGCTTCGCCATTCTGCTGTCGTTCTGTCCTAAGTTCGCTTGTCTGATAGGCCTGATGCCTGCTGCCACGATAGGCGGCGTGAGTCTGATTCTCTATGGCATGATTTCGGCTGTGGGTGTGCGTAACCTTATTGAGGACAGCGTCGATTTCAACTCTTCACGCAACGTGTTTGTGGCTGCCCTGATTCTGGTCATTGCCATCGGCGTGAAATATGGTGCTGACGACAACGTAAGCTTTGGTCCTATACATTTCTCGGGTCTGGCACTATCGGCCATTGTTGGTGTAACCCTCAACGCTGTGCTGCCTGGCAAGTTGGGCATGAAGGTGAAGAGCGTTCACGGCAAAGACAAAAAAGAATATCAGTAA
- a CDS encoding tyrosine-type recombinase/integrase, whose product MIQIKFSMRPYIKGSTGQVGIKVRWNQSKSEVSFFTNVWAEPDKWDSDLLRAKKGTTHYVRGMKFTYLEINEAIAEYRQEIESVFDKCALKNTVPTIDELKTMVNYALGRVDAQATQPAVVQKKKSFKEMIDLFLKECGREKNWDDQAKEKYTQAFQHITKANPRIRPDKITVEHMYKLRDWYIQNEYRNRTINKQVTMLKGFLKWLNTNEGYEVPATVLNFETNLKVLPKTVTFLHYDELLHFAHFKFENDQSGRLERARDFWCFMAFTSLRVSDLKRLKVVHVSDSRIDMFAKKTGEHLTIPLTEEARRILEKYKDEATPDGLVFDIQSSQKLNDAVKDAAKAAGLDRIITEVYYIGTERREDSNKFCDIISNHDARRTFVSCSLAMGIPPETVMKCTGHKSYNTMKPYIETATETAALEMEKWNKNQYRSKIINLLDDVDEAFLKSLLADIQQKLVKTG is encoded by the coding sequence ATGATTCAGATTAAATTTTCAATGAGGCCCTATATAAAAGGGAGTACAGGTCAGGTTGGCATCAAGGTAAGATGGAACCAAAGTAAATCTGAGGTTTCATTCTTTACTAACGTATGGGCAGAGCCTGACAAGTGGGATTCTGATTTGCTTAGAGCCAAGAAAGGAACCACTCATTATGTGCGTGGCATGAAGTTCACCTATCTGGAAATCAACGAGGCCATTGCAGAGTACCGCCAGGAGATTGAGAGTGTGTTCGACAAATGCGCACTCAAAAACACTGTTCCTACTATCGACGAGTTGAAGACAATGGTCAACTATGCCTTGGGGAGAGTGGATGCACAAGCAACACAACCTGCTGTAGTACAGAAGAAAAAATCCTTCAAGGAAATGATTGACTTGTTCTTGAAAGAATGTGGTCGAGAAAAGAACTGGGATGACCAGGCGAAGGAGAAGTACACACAAGCGTTTCAGCATATCACAAAGGCTAACCCACGCATTCGTCCAGACAAGATTACGGTTGAGCACATGTATAAACTGCGTGACTGGTACATACAGAACGAATACCGCAACCGTACCATCAATAAGCAGGTGACGATGCTGAAAGGATTCCTGAAATGGTTGAACACCAATGAGGGGTATGAGGTGCCTGCGACTGTCCTGAATTTTGAAACCAACCTCAAAGTCCTACCCAAGACCGTCACATTCCTTCATTATGACGAGTTACTCCATTTTGCACACTTCAAATTTGAGAACGATCAAAGCGGTAGATTGGAGCGCGCTCGTGACTTTTGGTGTTTCATGGCATTCACTTCCCTGCGTGTTTCAGACCTCAAACGTCTGAAGGTTGTTCATGTAAGCGACAGCCGCATTGATATGTTTGCAAAAAAGACAGGCGAGCATCTTACCATCCCACTTACCGAAGAGGCACGTCGGATTCTGGAGAAGTATAAGGATGAAGCAACTCCAGATGGACTGGTGTTCGACATTCAAAGTTCACAAAAGCTTAACGATGCCGTTAAGGATGCTGCCAAGGCTGCTGGATTAGACCGCATCATTACCGAGGTATATTATATAGGAACGGAACGCAGAGAAGATTCAAATAAATTCTGCGACATCATATCAAACCACGACGCACGACGGACTTTCGTTTCATGTAGTCTCGCAATGGGCATACCTCCTGAGACCGTGATGAAGTGTACGGGACACAAGTCTTACAACACCATGAAGCCCTACATAGAGACTGCTACCGAAACAGCAGCTCTCGAAATGGAGAAGTGGAACAAGAACCAATACAGAAGTAAAATCATCAATCTGCTAGATGATGTGGACGAGGCTTTTTTGAAGTCACTGCTCGCAGACATTCAGCAGAAACTGGTCAAAACCGGATAA
- the fldA gene encoding flavodoxin FldA — protein MNATIVIYGSSTGTCEAIAEKIASKLGCEALNVQDLTADLVAANQNLILGTSTWGAGELQDDWYDGLKTLKDADLSGKTIALFGCGDCSCYSDTFVGGMGELYNGIKNIGAKFIGSVETDDYTFDASEAVIDGKFIGLPLDDINEDDKTDTRIEAWIAAISPSL, from the coding sequence ATGAACGCAACAATTGTAATCTATGGTTCCTCTACAGGAACCTGTGAGGCCATCGCAGAGAAGATTGCCTCGAAACTGGGCTGTGAGGCCCTGAACGTGCAGGACCTGACAGCCGACCTCGTGGCTGCTAACCAGAACCTGATTCTCGGCACCTCGACATGGGGCGCAGGAGAACTGCAGGATGACTGGTACGATGGTCTGAAGACACTCAAAGATGCTGATTTGAGCGGCAAGACCATAGCCCTCTTCGGCTGTGGCGACTGTTCATGTTATAGCGACACGTTCGTAGGCGGCATGGGCGAACTCTACAACGGTATTAAAAATATCGGTGCGAAGTTCATTGGCAGTGTAGAGACTGATGACTATACCTTCGATGCTTCTGAGGCCGTTATTGACGGCAAGTTCATTGGTCTGCCCCTCGATGACATCAACGAGGACGACAAGACCGACACTCGCATCGAGGCCTGGATAGCCGCCATCTCTCCAAGTCTATAA
- a CDS encoding DUF5020 family protein, whose product MKKLMTIALMAVAAISANAQNIQLHYDFGRNIYTGEEAGRQKVTVTLEQFKADQWGSWYYFVDVDMSRHFTESAYTEISREFNLSNESPFAAHVEYDGGLSKGGSFQQAGLIGAAYNGHTADFSKTWSVQLLYKHFFKSYANTHSYASAQLTGVWGLNFLANKLSFAGFIDFWRGEKVNGHGCLVVLSEPQLWYNFNKHFSIGTEWEFSNNFVYNADPTSTKTFFVNPTLAVKWNM is encoded by the coding sequence ATGAAAAAGCTAATGACAATTGCGCTGATGGCTGTAGCAGCCATCAGCGCAAACGCACAAAACATTCAGTTGCACTATGACTTCGGTCGTAACATCTACACTGGCGAGGAAGCTGGTCGCCAGAAGGTAACAGTAACCCTCGAGCAGTTCAAGGCCGACCAGTGGGGCTCGTGGTACTACTTCGTTGATGTGGACATGTCGCGCCATTTCACAGAGAGCGCCTACACTGAGATTTCACGCGAGTTCAACCTGAGCAATGAGTCACCTTTCGCTGCCCACGTGGAGTATGATGGCGGACTCTCTAAGGGCGGCAGCTTCCAGCAGGCAGGACTCATAGGTGCTGCCTACAACGGACACACAGCCGACTTCTCAAAGACATGGTCTGTACAGCTGCTGTACAAGCATTTCTTCAAGAGCTACGCCAACACACACTCCTATGCCAGCGCTCAGCTCACAGGTGTATGGGGACTGAACTTTCTCGCCAACAAGCTGTCTTTCGCAGGATTCATCGACTTCTGGCGTGGTGAGAAAGTCAATGGCCACGGATGCCTCGTAGTGCTCTCTGAGCCACAGCTGTGGTACAACTTCAACAAGCACTTCAGCATAGGCACAGAGTGGGAGTTCTCAAACAACTTCGTATATAACGCTGATCCTACAAGCACAAAGACGTTCTTCGTTAACCCCACCCTGGCTGTTAAGTGGAACATGTAA
- a CDS encoding helix-turn-helix domain-containing protein, which produces MTETNNILSVLDSYTLNNSDDIAKEIADAFRKRRIEKNLTREQVAEQSGVAVSNIVRFEQKGLISLKNLIGIATALGYTSEIKSLFTQPKYSTMEELTQIRRNQNKKKAHRV; this is translated from the coding sequence ATGACAGAAACAAACAATATATTATCTGTTCTTGATAGCTATACTCTCAATAATTCTGATGATATAGCCAAAGAAATTGCTGATGCTTTCCGCAAACGGCGCATAGAGAAGAATCTTACACGCGAGCAGGTGGCCGAGCAGTCAGGAGTCGCCGTAAGCAATATCGTCAGGTTTGAACAGAAAGGGCTGATTTCTCTTAAAAACCTCATTGGTATTGCTACTGCACTGGGCTACACGTCGGAGATAAAAAGCCTGTTCACCCAACCTAAATATTCCACAATGGAAGAACTAACACAAATACGCAGAAACCAGAACAAGAAAAAAGCGCATAGAGTATGA
- a CDS encoding threonine aldolase family protein, whose amino-acid sequence MIHLESDYNNGAHEAVLRNFLETNAERTQSYGDDRFSEQARTLIREACKAPDAQIWFLAGGTQTNATIIDCVLQPYEGVLCAETAHINVHEAGAVEFTGHKVITLPAHEGKLAVRDLQEWLKAYFADETAEHMVRPGMVYITFPTELGTLYTADELKALHDVCRQYGLLLYVDGARLAYGLAASKDVTLPLLAQIADIFYIGGTKCGALCGEAVVFPHGDAPGHMLSRIKRHGALLAKSRVVGVQFEALFTKDEGEPLYMSIGTKAVVLAMRLRRLFVEQLGYKPFIDSPTNQQFYIIPNDDLTRLHQHIGFEVWCPVDERHTACRFVTSWATTDDEIDTLEQVLSV is encoded by the coding sequence ATGATACATTTAGAAAGTGATTACAACAATGGTGCACACGAGGCTGTGCTGCGGAATTTTTTAGAGACTAACGCAGAGCGTACACAGAGCTACGGCGACGACCGCTTCAGTGAACAGGCGAGGACACTGATTCGTGAGGCTTGCAAGGCCCCCGATGCCCAGATATGGTTTCTCGCTGGTGGCACGCAGACCAACGCTACTATCATTGACTGTGTGCTGCAGCCTTACGAGGGTGTGCTATGTGCAGAAACGGCTCACATCAACGTACACGAGGCGGGAGCCGTGGAGTTCACAGGACATAAGGTAATCACTCTGCCAGCTCACGAGGGAAAGCTCGCTGTCAGGGACTTGCAAGAGTGGCTCAAGGCTTACTTCGCCGACGAGACAGCTGAGCACATGGTGCGCCCAGGAATGGTCTATATTACGTTTCCCACTGAGCTTGGCACGCTCTATACGGCTGATGAACTGAAAGCGCTGCACGATGTATGCAGGCAATATGGGCTTCTGCTTTATGTGGATGGTGCGCGCCTGGCTTACGGATTGGCTGCGAGCAAGGATGTGACGTTGCCACTGCTGGCACAGATAGCAGACATCTTCTACATAGGCGGCACAAAATGTGGTGCGCTGTGTGGTGAGGCGGTGGTGTTTCCCCACGGCGATGCTCCAGGCCACATGCTCAGCCGCATAAAGCGCCACGGGGCGCTATTGGCGAAGAGTAGGGTAGTGGGTGTGCAGTTCGAGGCTCTGTTCACGAAAGATGAAGGCGAACCATTGTATATGAGCATTGGCACCAAAGCTGTGGTGTTGGCTATGCGCTTGCGCCGTCTCTTCGTCGAGCAATTGGGTTATAAGCCTTTTATCGACTCGCCTACGAACCAACAGTTCTATATCATCCCTAATGATGACCTGACGCGTCTGCACCAACACATAGGGTTCGAGGTTTGGTGTCCTGTGGATGAACGTCACACCGCCTGTCGATTCGTTACCAGCTGGGCAACTACCGATGACGAGATTGATACATTGGAACAAGTACTTTCGGTATGA
- a CDS encoding DUF2023 family protein produces the protein MAMTTAIPTEIKVLMNHIYELDKGVRHMVLFTCKKRYSEQAIQRLESQGIPYLLQPAGQQNLNVYFGRRECLEAIRLIVTRPLNQLTPEEDFILGTMLGYDLCAQCERYCKRKNGCKGECQGKCDNCINKN, from the coding sequence ATGGCAATGACAACAGCAATTCCCACAGAGATTAAGGTACTGATGAACCACATCTACGAGCTGGATAAAGGTGTGCGTCACATGGTGCTGTTCACCTGTAAGAAGAGATACAGTGAACAGGCTATACAAAGACTGGAGAGTCAGGGTATTCCATACTTGTTGCAGCCTGCAGGACAGCAGAACCTGAACGTGTATTTCGGACGTCGCGAATGTCTGGAGGCCATACGGCTCATCGTCACTCGTCCACTGAACCAGCTCACGCCAGAAGAGGATTTTATTCTTGGCACCATGCTCGGCTACGATCTCTGCGCTCAGTGCGAACGCTACTGCAAACGAAAGAACGGATGCAAGGGCGAGTGTCAAGGGAAGTGCGATAACTGTATAAATAAGAATTAA